In a single window of the Coregonus clupeaformis isolate EN_2021a chromosome 10, ASM2061545v1, whole genome shotgun sequence genome:
- the LOC121575909 gene encoding insulin-like growth factor-binding protein 6 — translation MLLYPDLLALLFLQLALSSPWTLASRLPPRRGGSPSSKDLQGARAPNQRQQSGELSTTVLFLGEPCGVYTLSCARGLRCAPPLGDPSPIQALLQGRGVCSNASGPSPSESPQPTATHSTPTEDLEKAPCRRLLNTVLKGLEPLVFQSDRGDIYMPNCDKRGFFRKKQCRSSRGMRRGHCWCVNESGMPTSSHTSPEGTLICDNA, via the exons ATGCTTCTGTACCCTGACCTTCTGGCTCTGCTCTTCCTCCAGCTTGCCCTCTCCAGCCCGTGGACGCTAGCCTCCCGGCTGCCCCCTCGCAGAGGAGGGAGTCCCTCCAGTAAGGACTTACAGGGGGCTAGGGCCCCCAACCAGAGGCAGCAGTCTGGGGAGCTCAGCACCACCGTCCTGTTCCTGGGGGAGCCCTGTGGGGTCTACACCCTGAGCTGTGCCCGTGGACTCCGCTGTGCCCCACCACTGGGAGACCCCAGCCCCATCCAGGCCCTTCTGCAGGGCAGGGGAGTCTGCAGCAACGCCAGTGGGCCCAGCCCTTCTGAGAGTCCCCAGCCCACAG CCACACACTCGACACCCACCGAAGACCTGGAGAAG gcTCCGTGTCGTAGGCTGCTGAACACTGTACTTAAAGGTCTTGAGCCCCTGGTCTTCCAGTCAGACCGTGGTGATATCTATATGCCTAACTGTGACAAGCGTGGTTTCTTTAGAAAGAAACAG TGTCGGTCGTCTCGGGGCATGCGCCGCGGTCACTGCTGGTGTGTGAATGAGAGTGGCATGCCAACATCATCACACACAAGCCCAGAGGGCACCCTGATCTGTGACAATGCATGA